The following are encoded together in the Capsulimonas corticalis genome:
- a CDS encoding DUF1559 domain-containing protein: protein MYRTSFISSAKVKGFTLIELLVVIAIIAILAAILFPVFAQAREKARQISCSSNMKQLGLGILQYVQDYDETFPLAIDGGQEYSSGTDLTAHWTQKVLPYIKANGVFGCPDDPGAGSVDTANSYKGVICSYAANGVLGYYGDFGYAPALVGLMGVAKDGLYPGNYEVAPLSRVGRPSDTILIAEHFNSDMHNAAPSDNNAGNWTNFGDGNVIVGVSWFGEGSQLPDNTRPASTAYPNGPNGAISAHHSGNTMSNFAFVDGHVKAMRPSQTNPQPASGYDSNGHADSNKWDALRQ from the coding sequence ATGTATCGTACTTCATTTATTTCGTCCGCCAAAGTCAAAGGGTTCACACTGATCGAGCTTCTCGTTGTCATCGCTATCATTGCAATCCTTGCCGCAATTCTCTTCCCCGTCTTCGCTCAAGCTCGCGAGAAAGCCCGACAGATCTCCTGCTCCTCCAATATGAAGCAGTTGGGCTTGGGAATTCTGCAATACGTTCAGGATTACGATGAGACGTTTCCTCTCGCGATTGATGGTGGACAGGAATATTCCAGCGGGACGGACCTGACCGCGCATTGGACGCAGAAAGTGCTGCCTTATATCAAGGCCAACGGCGTCTTCGGATGTCCCGATGATCCCGGCGCCGGGAGCGTTGACACCGCGAATTCCTATAAGGGCGTGATATGCTCCTATGCCGCCAATGGCGTTCTGGGTTACTATGGCGATTTCGGCTATGCGCCGGCGCTGGTCGGTCTGATGGGCGTCGCGAAAGACGGGCTCTATCCGGGTAACTATGAAGTCGCGCCTCTCTCACGTGTCGGTCGCCCGTCAGATACAATTCTGATCGCCGAGCATTTCAACAGCGATATGCACAATGCGGCGCCGAGCGACAATAATGCGGGCAATTGGACGAACTTTGGCGATGGAAACGTCATTGTCGGCGTGTCCTGGTTTGGTGAAGGCAGCCAACTGCCGGACAATACTCGTCCCGCCTCAACCGCTTATCCGAACGGGCCGAACGGAGCGATCTCCGCGCACCATTCGGGCAACACGATGAGCAACTTCGCGTTTGTCGACGGTCATGTCAAGGCGATGCGCCCGAGCCAGACCAATCCCCAGCCGGCGTCGGGATACGACTCCAACGGGCACGCCGATAGCAACAAGTGGGACGCTCTGCGCCAGTAG
- the yicI gene encoding alpha-xylosidase, translated as MKFTDGNWLIREGVRTYHPAQAYDLETTDTSVTAYAPAHMIRHRGDTLIGPLITVRLSSPMCDVIQVRLMHYSGERRENLRFPTFPDEGAPVTIETDDGFASLTSGALTARINRANWALDFVSSDGRIVTSSGAKGVGLAEVEGEGAYIHEQLSLGVGECVYGLGERFTAFVKNGQVVDTWNKDGGAGSDQAYKNVPFYITNRGYGVFVNQPENVSFEIGSEKVARVQFSVPGQSLEYFVIYGPTPKEILEKYTALTGRPALPPAWSFGLWLTTSFTTSYDEQTVTSFIQGMADREIPLHVFHFDCFWMREFHWCDFEWDKRVFPDPAGMLTRLKERGLKICVWINPYIAQRSPLFAEGKAGGYLLKRADGSVWQTDQWQPGMGIVDFTNPDACRWFQDKLRALLHQGVDCFKTDFGERIPTDAVYFDGSDPEAMHNFYSYLYNKTVFDLLREERGEGEAVLFARSGTAGSQQFPVHWGGDCASDFEAMSASLRAGLSLCLSGFGFWSHDIGGFEGTPPAEIYKRWVAFGLLSPHSRLHGSSSYRVPWVYDDEAVDVLRFFTQLKCRLMPYLFGAAVEAHQHGVPMMRAMMLEFPGDPACEYLDRQYLLGGSLLVAPVFSQDGSVQYYIPEGRWTEYLTGRTIDGPRWMREEHGFLSLPLLVRPNTVLPLGADDERPDYDFTSGVEFQVYELSDGANVSVSIPTLTGANGATLTVTKNDGKITATLEGSASLWRLRLMGVANIASVDGGSFESGERGALVLPADGARSVTVTV; from the coding sequence ATGAAGTTCACCGATGGAAACTGGCTAATACGTGAAGGCGTGCGTACTTATCACCCGGCGCAGGCATACGATCTTGAGACGACGGACACGTCCGTCACGGCTTACGCTCCGGCGCATATGATCCGCCATCGCGGCGATACGCTGATCGGTCCTCTCATTACTGTTCGGCTCTCGTCGCCGATGTGCGACGTGATCCAAGTGCGACTAATGCACTACAGTGGCGAACGGCGTGAGAACCTGCGCTTTCCGACGTTCCCGGACGAAGGCGCGCCGGTCACGATCGAGACCGACGATGGGTTCGCGTCCCTGACAAGCGGCGCGCTGACGGCGCGGATCAACCGCGCGAACTGGGCGCTCGATTTTGTCTCATCCGACGGGCGCATCGTCACGAGCAGCGGCGCCAAGGGCGTCGGCCTTGCCGAGGTGGAGGGCGAAGGCGCATATATCCACGAGCAGTTGTCTCTGGGCGTCGGCGAGTGCGTTTATGGTCTCGGCGAGCGGTTCACGGCGTTCGTCAAAAACGGTCAGGTCGTGGATACCTGGAACAAGGACGGCGGCGCGGGCAGCGATCAGGCGTATAAGAACGTCCCTTTTTACATCACCAATCGCGGCTACGGCGTCTTCGTCAACCAGCCTGAGAACGTTTCGTTCGAGATCGGCTCCGAAAAAGTCGCGCGCGTTCAGTTCAGCGTTCCCGGCCAATCTTTGGAATACTTCGTCATCTATGGACCGACGCCCAAGGAGATTCTGGAGAAGTACACGGCGCTGACCGGCCGACCGGCGCTGCCGCCGGCCTGGTCCTTCGGTCTGTGGCTGACGACATCGTTCACGACCAGCTATGACGAACAGACCGTCACGAGCTTTATCCAGGGCATGGCCGACCGCGAAATCCCCCTGCATGTTTTCCACTTCGACTGCTTCTGGATGCGCGAGTTCCACTGGTGCGATTTCGAATGGGACAAGCGCGTCTTCCCCGATCCTGCGGGCATGCTCACGCGTCTGAAAGAACGCGGCCTGAAGATTTGCGTTTGGATCAACCCCTATATCGCCCAGCGCTCCCCGCTCTTCGCCGAGGGCAAGGCGGGCGGATATCTGCTGAAGCGCGCGGACGGCTCTGTCTGGCAGACCGATCAGTGGCAGCCGGGAATGGGGATCGTCGACTTCACCAATCCCGACGCCTGCCGCTGGTTCCAGGATAAGCTGCGCGCCCTTCTCCATCAAGGCGTCGACTGCTTCAAGACCGACTTCGGCGAGCGCATCCCGACCGACGCCGTCTACTTCGACGGATCCGATCCGGAGGCGATGCACAACTTCTACTCATATCTCTACAACAAGACAGTCTTCGATCTGCTGCGCGAGGAGCGCGGCGAGGGGGAGGCGGTCCTGTTCGCGCGCTCCGGCACGGCGGGCAGCCAGCAGTTCCCGGTCCACTGGGGCGGCGACTGCGCGTCGGACTTCGAGGCGATGTCCGCCAGCCTGCGCGCCGGTCTTTCGCTTTGCCTCTCGGGCTTCGGCTTCTGGAGCCACGACATCGGCGGCTTCGAGGGCACTCCTCCCGCGGAGATCTACAAGCGCTGGGTCGCCTTCGGCCTGCTTTCACCGCACAGCCGCCTGCACGGCAGTTCGTCGTACCGCGTCCCGTGGGTCTACGACGACGAAGCCGTGGACGTGCTTCGCTTCTTCACCCAGCTCAAGTGCCGCCTGATGCCCTATCTCTTCGGCGCCGCCGTCGAAGCGCATCAACACGGCGTCCCCATGATGCGCGCCATGATGCTGGAGTTCCCGGGCGATCCCGCGTGCGAGTATCTCGACCGCCAGTATCTTCTCGGCGGATCGCTGCTGGTCGCCCCCGTCTTCTCACAGGACGGTTCGGTCCAGTATTACATCCCCGAAGGCCGCTGGACCGAATATCTCACCGGCCGCACGATCGACGGCCCGCGCTGGATGCGCGAGGAGCACGGCTTCCTGAGCCTGCCGCTCCTGGTCCGCCCCAACACAGTCCTACCCCTCGGCGCGGACGACGAACGCCCGGACTACGACTTCACCTCCGGCGTCGAGTTCCAGGTCTACGAACTGTCTGACGGCGCCAACGTCAGCGTCTCCATCCCCACCCTCACCGGGGCGAACGGCGCAACGCTAACCGTCACCAAAAACGACGGCAAGATCACGGCGACCCTCGAAGGCTCGGCCAGCTTGTGGAGGCTTCGGCTGATGGGCGTCGCCAACATCGCCTCGGTGGACGGCGGATCGTTCGAATCCGGCGAGCGCGGAGCGCTGGTTCTGCCGGCGGACGGCGCGAGGTCGGTGACGGTGACGGTGTAG
- a CDS encoding glycoside hydrolase family 3 C-terminal domain-containing protein codes for MNNTTTTHIFQTPDAAIEDRVTDLLSLMTTEEKIACLGTDPSVPRLGVKGSGHIEGLHGVAMGEPGGWGGKEPLPTTTFPQAIGLGQTWDVECVRLAAEIESVEARYLFQHPEYARGGIVVRAPNADLGRDPRWGRTEECYGEDPYFNGTLAAAFVRGLQGDHPRYWRSASLMKHFLANSNENGRENSSSDFDERLFREYYSVPFRMGVEAGSRAYMAAYNSYNGIPCGVHPMLKAITVEEWGQDGIICTDGGAMKLLVTHHKAFPDEASACAAVVQAGIGQFLDDHMEPTRLAWEQGLVTEAQIDDALRGNFRVMIRLGLLDPPELVPYAQIGAAGAPAPWLSEEHKAAARRVTQKSIVLLKNEGDVLPLDKQNLASIAVIGAYSDSVLFDWYSGSPPYAVTPLQGIAEKAGAGVAVRHSDGADINAAAEMARDADVAIVIVGNHPTGDGGWAKVTKPEYGKEAVDRESLDLEEEALIREVFAANPRTIVVLVSSFPYTIRWTQENIPAIVQMTHNSQEQGGALADVLFGDYNPAGRLVQTWLQSIDQLPPMMDYDIRHGRTHLYFDGDALYPFGHGLSYTQFAYANLHLSAETIPANDGVLNISFELSNIGDRAGEEVAQLYVRHLDSRVARPRQELKGFQRIALAAGETKTVTMPLAASDLAYWNEAEHRFEVESGRVEIRIGRSSREIELESLVTIAP; via the coding sequence ATGAATAACACAACCACCACGCACATCTTCCAAACCCCCGACGCCGCTATCGAAGACCGCGTCACGGATCTCCTCTCCCTCATGACGACCGAAGAGAAGATCGCCTGTCTCGGCACGGACCCGAGTGTTCCGCGCCTGGGCGTCAAGGGCAGCGGGCATATTGAAGGGCTGCACGGCGTCGCGATGGGCGAGCCCGGCGGCTGGGGCGGCAAAGAGCCGCTTCCGACGACGACATTTCCGCAGGCGATCGGGCTGGGGCAGACGTGGGATGTGGAGTGTGTCCGGCTGGCGGCGGAGATCGAGAGCGTGGAAGCGCGTTATCTGTTCCAGCATCCGGAGTATGCGCGCGGGGGGATCGTCGTGCGGGCGCCCAATGCGGATCTGGGGCGCGATCCGCGCTGGGGACGCACGGAAGAGTGCTACGGGGAGGATCCGTACTTCAACGGGACTCTGGCCGCGGCGTTTGTGCGGGGGTTGCAGGGCGACCATCCCCGATACTGGCGCTCGGCGTCGCTGATGAAGCATTTTCTGGCGAACAGCAATGAGAATGGGCGAGAAAACTCGTCCTCGGACTTCGATGAGCGGCTGTTTCGGGAGTATTATTCGGTCCCGTTTCGCATGGGCGTCGAGGCGGGATCGCGGGCTTATATGGCTGCCTATAATTCTTATAATGGAATTCCCTGCGGCGTGCATCCCATGTTAAAGGCGATCACCGTGGAGGAATGGGGGCAGGATGGGATCATCTGCACGGACGGCGGCGCGATGAAGCTGCTCGTCACCCATCACAAGGCGTTCCCCGACGAAGCGAGCGCGTGCGCCGCCGTTGTGCAGGCGGGGATCGGGCAGTTTCTGGACGATCACATGGAGCCGACGCGGCTGGCGTGGGAGCAGGGTCTCGTCACCGAAGCGCAGATCGACGATGCGCTGCGCGGCAACTTCCGGGTCATGATCCGATTGGGACTGCTGGATCCGCCGGAGCTTGTCCCCTATGCACAGATCGGCGCGGCGGGAGCGCCCGCGCCGTGGCTCTCCGAAGAACACAAGGCCGCCGCGCGGCGGGTGACGCAAAAGTCCATCGTGCTGCTGAAGAACGAGGGCGATGTACTGCCTTTGGACAAGCAAAACTTGGCGTCCATCGCCGTCATCGGCGCTTATTCGGATTCCGTCCTGTTCGATTGGTACAGCGGATCGCCGCCATACGCGGTGACGCCCCTCCAGGGGATCGCCGAGAAGGCGGGCGCGGGCGTCGCGGTGCGTCATTCCGATGGCGCGGATATCAACGCGGCTGCGGAGATGGCGCGTGACGCGGATGTCGCAATCGTGATCGTCGGCAACCACCCCACGGGGGACGGCGGCTGGGCGAAGGTGACAAAACCGGAGTATGGGAAGGAAGCGGTCGATCGAGAGTCCCTGGACCTGGAGGAAGAAGCGCTCATTCGGGAGGTCTTTGCGGCGAACCCGCGCACGATCGTTGTGCTGGTCTCGTCGTTCCCCTACACCATCCGGTGGACGCAGGAGAATATCCCGGCGATCGTGCAGATGACGCACAACAGCCAGGAGCAGGGCGGTGCCCTTGCCGACGTTCTGTTTGGCGACTATAACCCGGCGGGACGCCTGGTTCAGACCTGGCTCCAGTCCATCGATCAACTGCCGCCGATGATGGATTACGATATCCGTCACGGCCGCACCCATCTCTACTTCGATGGCGACGCGCTTTACCCCTTCGGCCATGGACTGAGCTATACGCAGTTCGCCTACGCCAATTTGCATTTGAGCGCGGAGACCATTCCCGCAAACGACGGCGTCCTCAATATCTCTTTCGAGCTGAGCAACATCGGCGACCGGGCGGGCGAGGAAGTCGCGCAGCTCTATGTCCGGCATCTCGATTCTCGGGTTGCGCGGCCGCGCCAGGAGCTCAAAGGGTTTCAGCGGATCGCGCTGGCGGCGGGCGAGACAAAGACCGTCACGATGCCGCTTGCCGCGTCGGACCTTGCCTATTGGAACGAAGCCGAGCACCGGTTCGAAGTCGAAAGCGGACGCGTGGAGATCAGGATCGGGCGCTCATCCCGTGAGATCGAACTGGAAAGCCTCGTGACCATCGCGCCTTGA
- a CDS encoding ABC transporter substrate-binding protein — protein MRYFPFGRAALSILALAVTSGGWLALQPKPKHHATLTYWTFATTHYDSYKKIIPEFERQNPGVTVDLELVSLNALASRMQSAMLADLDVPDLFEVEIGQSAALFRGPTKDIGLVDLGPRLHAPGPDGTPPLWDRVVHARFAPYTNRGHIYGLPHDIHAVQLAYRRDIFEKAGVDVRKIKTWDDFVQVGRKMTIPGKQYMMEMSDSDATVLEPMLFQRGGGYFDADGHVIMDNEIAVQTMCWYVPLVAGPHKIGDSVGYFGQVQTKAVEDGYMLCYICPDWRSKNFENDVSHMKGKMALMPMPLAAPGGNPTTSWGGTMLGFTKHNNHQDLAWKLAMFLYLDKSQLADRYRSTNILPPVKDLWSDPVFHERRAYWSNEKIGDSYIRLAPNVPAHYSNPVIQTATDKLSQALVDCVHYYNTHGYVDHGDAQFESYVRSRMKMRADEVRAMARRDSY, from the coding sequence ATGAGATACTTTCCGTTCGGCAGAGCCGCCCTCAGCATCCTGGCGCTGGCCGTGACTTCGGGCGGATGGCTGGCGTTGCAACCCAAGCCCAAACATCACGCGACGCTCACCTATTGGACATTCGCCACCACGCACTATGACTCGTATAAAAAGATCATTCCGGAGTTCGAGCGTCAGAATCCCGGCGTCACCGTCGACCTGGAGCTAGTCTCGCTCAACGCGCTGGCCTCGCGGATGCAGTCGGCCATGCTCGCCGACCTGGATGTCCCCGATCTCTTTGAAGTCGAGATCGGACAGTCGGCGGCGCTGTTTCGCGGCCCGACCAAGGATATCGGCCTTGTGGACCTGGGGCCGCGCCTCCACGCGCCGGGTCCGGACGGAACGCCGCCGCTCTGGGACCGCGTGGTCCATGCGCGGTTTGCGCCCTACACCAACCGGGGACACATCTACGGTTTGCCCCACGATATTCACGCGGTTCAGCTGGCTTACCGGCGCGATATCTTCGAAAAGGCGGGCGTGGACGTCCGCAAGATCAAGACTTGGGACGATTTCGTTCAGGTCGGCCGCAAGATGACCATTCCAGGCAAGCAGTACATGATGGAGATGTCCGACAGCGACGCCACCGTGCTGGAGCCGATGCTGTTCCAGCGCGGCGGCGGCTACTTCGACGCCGACGGGCATGTGATCATGGACAACGAAATCGCCGTGCAGACGATGTGCTGGTACGTGCCGCTGGTCGCGGGGCCGCACAAGATCGGCGACAGCGTCGGCTACTTCGGACAGGTGCAGACCAAAGCCGTCGAGGACGGCTACATGCTCTGCTACATCTGCCCGGACTGGCGCTCCAAGAACTTCGAGAACGACGTCTCGCACATGAAGGGAAAGATGGCGCTCATGCCCATGCCGCTCGCGGCGCCCGGCGGCAATCCCACCACTTCCTGGGGCGGAACGATGCTCGGGTTCACCAAGCATAACAACCATCAGGATCTCGCCTGGAAGCTGGCGATGTTTCTCTATCTCGACAAATCACAGCTCGCGGACCGATACCGATCCACGAACATTCTGCCGCCGGTCAAAGATCTCTGGAGCGATCCGGTCTTCCATGAACGGCGCGCTTACTGGAGCAATGAGAAGATCGGCGATTCCTATATTCGACTCGCTCCCAATGTTCCGGCCCACTACAGCAATCCCGTTATTCAGACGGCGACGGACAAGCTCAGCCAGGCCCTGGTCGATTGTGTCCACTACTATAACACCCATGGTTATGTCGACCACGGCGACGCCCAGTTCGAGAGCTACGTTCGCTCGCGGATGAAGATGCGCGCGGACGAAGTCCGGGCCATGGCGCGGAGGGATTCCTATTGA
- a CDS encoding carbohydrate ABC transporter permease — protein MSNILATRPAIKAASGTGPRGRRSPSDKFAPYLFVSPFLILFAVFGVWPILHSLILAFYHTNGPKSQVFAGFDNFKFLFADPDFHTAVWNTLVFAFWSVVLQIPFALGLAILLNQRWLRGRTFLRLAFFSPNLLGQVFVGVLFSVLLAPQYGLVNKGLHALIGLPLDTKWLANPALVMPALILTSLWLYVGFNMIYFLAALQAVDKELYEAAMIDGAGPWRQFLAVTLPSIRPVAVFVLVTTTIGSFQLFELPYIMLNNSAGPDNAGLTVVMYLYNNGFVTGNLGYASAVGWTLAIGVLLISLAQMRMTGAWKAEAK, from the coding sequence TTGAGCAATATACTCGCCACCCGCCCCGCGATCAAGGCGGCGTCCGGGACAGGCCCGCGCGGGCGGCGCTCCCCCTCGGACAAATTCGCGCCCTATCTGTTCGTTTCGCCGTTTCTGATCTTGTTCGCCGTCTTTGGGGTCTGGCCGATCCTCCACAGCCTGATCCTGGCGTTCTATCACACCAACGGCCCCAAGAGCCAGGTCTTCGCGGGCTTTGACAACTTCAAATTTCTCTTCGCCGATCCGGATTTCCACACGGCGGTCTGGAACACGCTGGTCTTCGCCTTCTGGTCGGTCGTGCTCCAGATTCCCTTCGCGCTCGGCCTCGCGATCCTGCTCAACCAGCGCTGGCTGCGCGGGCGAACATTCCTGCGGCTGGCGTTCTTCTCGCCGAACCTGCTGGGGCAGGTCTTTGTCGGCGTCCTGTTTTCGGTCCTGCTCGCACCTCAGTACGGACTGGTCAACAAAGGGCTGCACGCCTTGATCGGCCTGCCGCTGGACACCAAGTGGCTGGCGAACCCTGCCCTCGTGATGCCGGCGCTGATCCTGACATCGCTCTGGCTCTACGTCGGCTTCAACATGATCTATTTTCTCGCGGCGCTCCAGGCCGTGGACAAAGAGCTTTACGAAGCGGCGATGATCGACGGGGCGGGCCCGTGGCGTCAGTTTCTCGCGGTCACCCTTCCCAGCATCCGCCCCGTCGCGGTCTTTGTGCTCGTCACTACCACGATCGGCTCGTTCCAGCTATTCGAGCTGCCTTATATCATGCTGAATAACTCGGCCGGTCCGGACAACGCGGGACTGACCGTCGTTATGTATCTCTACAACAATGGGTTCGTGACGGGGAATCTGGGCTACGCCTCGGCGGTCGGGTGGACGCTGGCGATTGGGGTCCTGCTGATCAGTCTCGCGCAGATGCGGATGACGGGCGCGTGGAAGGCGGAAGCGAAATGA
- a CDS encoding carbohydrate ABC transporter permease, with the protein MNTERSVQTGRTALTITMFLLAAIVLTPLVWLVAATLKSSDDMFHYTFFPPVSHLTLSEYHDLFTKSPFARYLANSVFVTSVTVMVQLFFSSLAGFALAKYEFKGKNIIVAIMLATLLLPGQLTMAPLYDLLYHMKMVDSYAGLIVPGAVSVFGIFLFRQSIQQVPDELLQAARIDGCSEFQIYWDIVMPVSRPMIGAFCLISFMGAWNSFLWPQIILHHAELFTLPIGLNQLVSIYQTQYGMLMAGTLLGVLPVVFLFVLLQKEFVAGLTAGAVKG; encoded by the coding sequence ATGAACACGGAAAGATCTGTACAGACGGGGCGCACGGCGCTCACCATCACGATGTTTCTCCTGGCGGCGATCGTGCTAACGCCGTTGGTCTGGCTGGTGGCGGCGACGCTGAAGTCCTCGGACGATATGTTCCACTACACGTTCTTCCCGCCGGTCAGCCACCTGACGCTTTCGGAGTATCACGACCTCTTCACGAAGTCGCCGTTCGCGCGCTATCTGGCCAACAGTGTCTTCGTGACCAGCGTGACGGTGATGGTGCAGTTGTTCTTTTCGTCGCTGGCCGGCTTCGCGCTCGCCAAGTACGAGTTCAAGGGCAAGAATATCATCGTGGCGATCATGCTCGCCACCCTGCTGCTGCCGGGACAACTGACGATGGCGCCGCTGTACGACCTGCTCTACCATATGAAGATGGTGGACAGCTACGCCGGCTTGATCGTGCCCGGCGCGGTGAGCGTCTTCGGGATCTTTTTGTTTCGGCAATCGATCCAGCAGGTCCCGGACGAGCTGTTGCAGGCGGCGCGGATCGACGGCTGCTCGGAGTTTCAAATCTACTGGGATATCGTGATGCCGGTCTCGCGCCCGATGATCGGCGCGTTCTGTCTGATCAGCTTTATGGGCGCCTGGAACAGCTTTTTGTGGCCGCAGATTATTCTCCACCACGCCGAGCTGTTCACGCTGCCGATCGGCCTCAATCAATTGGTCAGCATTTACCAGACCCAGTACGGTATGCTGATGGCCGGCACGCTGCTGGGCGTGCTGCCGGTGGTGTTCCTGTTCGTGCTGCTCCAGAAAGAATTCGTCGCGGGATTGACGGCGGGCGCGGTCAAGGGGTAA
- a CDS encoding substrate-binding domain-containing protein produces the protein MCPKCGVSEGQVKAGMHGGSQRYKCSACRRRYTPEPSKRGYAPEVREQAVLLHAEGLKSGEIARRLGVNSQSVRNWLQRDGVVTASVAEKLDPAHSGKASSVPLGKRRATINDVAARAEVSRATVSNFLNDKGRMSESTRSRIQTAMDDLHFTPSALVRAIRRQRTRILGVFIFGLSSLDQNIGGSLAPHLLAGISEAGDVANHNLLLYTGWTQHADRHSALEYLDGHIDGLIWVAPPLHDATLERVAEAGLPVVALLTRHVPDGVGYVNVDNINGVARMVEMLVQQGHRRIAYIGSLHDSNFLDRRDGYRKGLEQARIEHDPRLEGIDDQTPDRVREPSFFQAMVDRWLLLDERPTAVIGGDDGWGMGVGKAFEAVGLRVPEDVSITGVNDTPDAQWILGGLTTINQPFRQMGILAVERLVAMIEGAPVEDCRITVTPEIIVRSSSREITP, from the coding sequence GTGTGTCCGAAATGCGGGGTCTCCGAGGGACAGGTCAAGGCGGGAATGCATGGCGGCAGCCAGCGTTATAAGTGTTCCGCCTGCCGCCGTCGCTATACGCCGGAGCCGAGCAAGCGCGGCTATGCGCCGGAAGTGCGCGAACAGGCCGTCCTGCTGCATGCCGAAGGTCTGAAGTCCGGGGAGATCGCGCGCCGCCTCGGCGTCAACTCGCAAAGCGTGCGGAACTGGCTCCAGCGCGACGGAGTGGTCACGGCGTCGGTCGCGGAGAAGCTGGACCCGGCGCATTCCGGGAAGGCGTCAAGCGTCCCGCTTGGGAAGCGGCGCGCGACGATTAACGACGTCGCCGCCCGCGCCGAGGTGTCGCGCGCGACGGTCTCGAATTTTCTCAACGACAAGGGCCGGATGAGCGAGTCGACGCGCTCGCGGATCCAGACGGCGATGGATGATCTGCACTTCACGCCCAGCGCGCTCGTGCGGGCGATCCGCCGCCAGCGCACCCGGATCCTCGGCGTGTTTATCTTCGGCCTGAGCAGCCTGGATCAGAATATCGGCGGCTCGCTGGCGCCGCACCTGCTGGCCGGCATCAGCGAGGCGGGCGATGTCGCCAATCATAACCTCTTGCTTTACACCGGCTGGACGCAGCATGCGGACCGCCATTCGGCGCTGGAGTATCTGGACGGGCATATCGACGGGCTCATTTGGGTAGCGCCGCCGCTGCACGACGCCACCCTGGAGCGTGTCGCCGAGGCCGGGCTGCCGGTGGTCGCGCTGCTGACGCGCCATGTGCCGGACGGTGTCGGCTACGTGAATGTTGATAACATCAACGGCGTCGCGCGCATGGTAGAGATGCTTGTCCAGCAGGGGCATCGCCGCATCGCCTATATCGGATCCCTGCACGACTCGAACTTTCTCGACCGGAGGGACGGATATCGCAAGGGGCTGGAGCAGGCGAGGATTGAGCACGACCCGCGATTGGAGGGGATCGACGATCAGACGCCGGATCGCGTGCGGGAGCCAAGCTTCTTTCAAGCCATGGTCGATCGGTGGCTTTTGCTGGACGAGCGTCCCACGGCGGTGATCGGCGGCGACGACGGCTGGGGGATGGGGGTGGGAAAAGCCTTTGAAGCCGTCGGCCTGCGCGTTCCTGAGGATGTTTCCATCACCGGCGTCAACGACACTCCGGACGCCCAGTGGATCTTAGGCGGATTGACGACAATCAACCAGCCGTTCCGCCAGATGGGTATCCTCGCCGTGGAGCGCCTGGTCGCGATGATCGAAGGCGCGCCGGTCGAGGATTGCCGAATCACCGTCACGCCCGAGATCATCGTCCGGTCTTCCTCGCGCGAGATTACCCCTTGA
- a CDS encoding prepilin-type N-terminal cleavage/methylation domain-containing protein encodes MLHTAKVKGFTLIELLVVIAIIAILAAILFPVFAQAREKARQISCASNQRQTGLAVLQYVQDYDENYPLEIAGVSPNDYDWSKAVQPYIKNGNSPVGAWGGSTNTGVFTCPDFPEEADGKYEYAQYRVLEDVISSSGSPVSLSAIMKPSSKIMVFEGKNNGNCWGGPAGIGFNTDQWNWASNGQTPHGAHTDLADQSPKDSNNSAQGAGCWTWPTSWTPAYRHTSMGNFLFCDGHVKAMKVGSVSYAENIANKDPSMIN; translated from the coding sequence ATGTTACACACCGCGAAAGTCAAAGGCTTTACACTGATTGAATTGCTCGTTGTTATCGCGATTATCGCCATTCTTGCCGCGATTTTGTTCCCGGTTTTCGCCCAGGCCCGCGAAAAGGCGCGCCAGATCAGCTGCGCCAGCAACCAGCGGCAGACCGGCCTGGCCGTTCTGCAATATGTGCAGGACTATGACGAGAATTATCCGCTGGAGATCGCCGGCGTCAGCCCCAACGATTACGACTGGTCCAAGGCCGTTCAGCCGTATATCAAAAACGGGAATTCTCCGGTCGGCGCCTGGGGCGGCTCGACCAACACCGGCGTGTTCACCTGTCCCGACTTTCCGGAAGAAGCGGATGGCAAGTACGAATACGCGCAGTATCGTGTTTTGGAGGACGTCATTAGCTCCAGCGGTTCGCCTGTCTCGCTGAGCGCGATCATGAAGCCATCGTCCAAGATCATGGTCTTCGAAGGCAAGAACAACGGCAACTGCTGGGGCGGCCCGGCGGGAATCGGCTTCAATACCGATCAGTGGAACTGGGCAAGCAATGGACAAACTCCCCATGGAGCGCACACCGACCTCGCCGATCAGTCCCCGAAGGACAGCAATAATAGCGCCCAGGGAGCAGGCTGCTGGACCTGGCCGACCTCGTGGACTCCTGCGTACCGGCACACCAGCATGGGGAACTTCCTTTTCTGCGACGGCCATGTCAAAGCGATGAAGGTCGGCTCGGTCAGCTATGCGGAAAATATCGCGAACAAAGACCCCAGCATGATCAACTGA